DNA from Arthrobacter sp. PvP023:
CCGTTGGTTTGCCGGAGCCCGTGGGGTATGACGGCGAATGGCAGCGGACGCTCTGACCGGAGCCGGTCATTACGTGGAATACCAGCGCAAACCGGCATATGCTGGCGATAATTATTCGCTTGGATTCAAGCCCGCCGGCTTTGAAGGTGAGTGGCAGAAACGACTGGAATGACGCCCTCTATGGTTGAAGACGTACGGATCGAACAACTCTGGATTCCCGATTCCCTCGACGGGCCCGACAGCGCCGACTTCCTGGCCGCCGTCGAAGTTGGCCGGAAGGTGCGAATGCAAACGTGGGGGAGTGATGATCTCGCCTACACGCCGCTTGAAAAGCTCCTGGAACTTGCCGATCCCTACGAGCGCCAGGTCATCCTGGTGGCCAAGGTGCAGGGCCAAATTGTGGGCACGGTGGACATCGCCCTGCCACTCGCCGACAACCTTGACCTCGCGGAATTCACACTGGACATTCTGCCGGAATTCCAGCGCCAGGGAGTGGGGCGTCAGTTGCTGGAAGCGGCGGAGCAGTTTGCCCGGGCCGAAGGCCGGAGCCTGATCCTGATCGACACCAACCATCCTGGCGTTTCATTGAGCAGCTCCGTGGATGACCAGCTTGTCCCCGGTTCCGGGCTCGGCTTTGTTCCGATGGGAAGCCGGGAAGTGGAGTTCGCCCGGAAGACCGGCTACACCTTGCAGCACATCGAGCAGTTCAGTTCGTGCCTGTTGCCGCTGGACACCAAGCTGGTCGCGGAGCTGTCCGACGAAGCCGAGCAGGCCAATTCGGGCCGCTACCGCTTGCATCACTGGACGGACAGGTGCCCGGACGTCTGGCTCGAGGGCGTGGCCGCCCTGGAGAACCAGGCCGGTGAAGACACCGAACCGTCCGCTCGGACTGAAGAGCAGATGGTGTTCGACGGCGCCATGATCCGGAAGGCGGAAGACGCCACTATCGCGCAGGGACGGCGGACGGTGGTCACCGCCGTCGAACATATCGCCACCGGCATGCTGGTGGGGCTGACCACCATCAGCGTCCTGTCCCAAAGGCAGGACGTTGTGTTCCAGGACGACACCGTGGTGATGCAGGAACACCGGGGCAACAAGCTGGGCCTCCTGATCAAGGTGGCGAACATGGTGCGCCTCACCGAGCAGTTCCCCGACGCCAGGGTCATCTACACCTGGAATGCCCCGGAAAACAGATATCTGCTCA
Protein-coding regions in this window:
- a CDS encoding GNAT family N-acetyltransferase, translated to MVEDVRIEQLWIPDSLDGPDSADFLAAVEVGRKVRMQTWGSDDLAYTPLEKLLELADPYERQVILVAKVQGQIVGTVDIALPLADNLDLAEFTLDILPEFQRQGVGRQLLEAAEQFARAEGRSLILIDTNHPGVSLSSSVDDQLVPGSGLGFVPMGSREVEFARKTGYTLQHIEQFSSCLLPLDTKLVAELSDEAEQANSGRYRLHHWTDRCPDVWLEGVAALENQAGEDTEPSARTEEQMVFDGAMIRKAEDATIAQGRRTVVTAVEHIATGMLVGLTTISVLSQRQDVVFQDDTVVMQEHRGNKLGLLIKVANMVRLTEQFPDARVIYTWNAPENRYLLKVNQQLGFNTAGVTGIWQKDLPDLGPSSS